The region GGGGTGTCGGCGAGGCGGGAGTCTCGTTCGTCGAGGTCATCATCGCCGTCTCCCTCCTTGCCCTCCTGCTGCTGGTCACCCTGCCCCAGCTCGCGACCCCCGCGGAGGTCGAGGTGCGGCGCGCTGCGCAGATCGTGGCCGCCGACCTGGCCATGAGCCGGCGGCTGGCCATCGCCCGCCGGCGCGATTACGTCGTCACCTTCACCCCGCCCGGCGGCCCCTATACCAGCTACACCGTCCAGCCCGCCGGCGGCCCGACCGAGCCCGACTTCCCGAAGACGCTGCCGGCCGGGGTGACCGTCACCGGCACGGAGCGCCTGACCTTCGCCCCGTCGGGGGCGGCCGACGTCGCCGCCCTGCTCAGCTTCAGCGTGGGAGCGGTCTCGGGGCAGGTCGAGGTGGTGGCGGCCACGGGCCACGTGCGCCTGACGCTGCCATGAAGCCGTCGGCGGGCGAGGGCGGCGCCAGCCTGGTCGAGCTCCTGGTGGCCGTGGTCCTCATCGGCCTGGCCCTGGTGCCGCTGATGGAACTCTACCCCGTGGTCCTGTCCGGGACAGCCGGCGCGGAGACCGACCTGGTGCTGGGCGTCGTCGCCAGCCGCAAGGCCGAGGAGATCCTCACCCGCCTGCGCGCCGACATCACCAGCGTCTCCTCCGGGAGCGAGCCCTGCTCGGACCGACCGCAGTGTCTGCTCACCTGGACGGTCGAGGTCGAAGGGAGCAGCCCGTCGCCGGGGGTGGGCTCGCTGCGGGCAGTGCAGGTGACGGCCTGCCTGGACGGGGACGGCGACGGCACCTGCGGAGCGGCCGAGCCCCAGGTGGGCTATGCCACCAAGGTCACCTCGCGCCCCTGAGACCGGCGCCACCCTCCTCGAGGTGCTGGCGGCGCTGCTCCTGCTGGGGCTCGTCGTCGGTGGGTTGCTGCCGCTGCTGAGCACGGGGCAGCTGATCGCCGAGGAGACCGACCCTCGACAGGCGATGAGCCGGACCGCCCGGGTGGCCCTGGACAGGCTCTTGCGCGAGGTGCGCGCCGCAGAGTCGTTCCGGACGCTGGCGCCGGGGATGATCCGCTTCACGCTCTTTTGGGGCGACGGCACCGGTGCCGCGCCCACGGTGGAGTACAGCCTGAACGGCGCCACCGGGGAGCTGGGGTACCGCTGGCGCGACAACTGGGACTACCGGCGGCAAATCACGGTCCGAGCCCGGGATGCGGTGCCGGCCGGGTACAGCGTGGTCCTGCAGTTCAACCACGCGGCGCTGGTGAGGGCAGGACGGAGCCTGGCCAGCGGAGACGACGTGCGCGTGCGCTACTGGACGGGGACGCGGCTCGTCGAGCTGGACCGGGTGGTGGACCCCGACCCCCTCCACGGCTGGAACCAGAACGACACCCGGATCTGGTTCCGGCTGCAGACGGCCATGGCCGATGGCACGACGAACGCCAACTACTACCTCTACTACGGGAATCCCGCCGCGGGCCCCCCGCCGGCCAATGGCGACCATGTCTTCCTCGTCGACGAGGACGGCACCGCCATGTACACCGGCGAGTGGATCCGACGCGACACGCGGGACGGGACCTACAGCGCCTCCCCCGGAGGGCTCCGGTTCGTCGACGCCACCCCCGGCAGCCCAAATGCGTACCGGCAGCTATCCAAAGCTCTGGTCCACGACGACGTGGAGATCCTCTGGGGGTTTGTCACCGTCGCGAGCAGCAACAACGGCCGGCAGGTGGGGATGAGCGCCAGGCTGAGCGATGCCGGTGAGGGCTATTGGGTCACACCGGGCAGGACGGAGAGTAATGACGAGCTTCGGCTGTGGGAATCCCCGGGCTGGGGTAATCCGGGAACCCCCCTCGATGACCAGGGGAGCGTCGCAATCGCAAACGACGTTCGTTACCTGGCCCGGCTGCACCTGCTGGGGAGGACCTTTCGCGCGCGGATCTGGCAGGAGGGGAACGCCGAACCGGGCGGCTGGCTCTCGGAGCGGTTGCGGGGTGCGTTCCGCTCCTCGGGCAACCACATCGCCCTGGTCAATGGGGTGAATGACCCGATGGATCACCGGTCCTACCGCATCATCGTGCGGACGCTGGTGGACCGCGAACCGCAGATCACGCTCGGGCCAGAGGTCGCCGGGGCTCGTAACGATCCTCTGGCGGCACTGGGCGGGCCCTTCCGCTCCCTGACGGTCGCCTGCCTCGACGACGCCGGGACGGCGATCTCGTGCGCCACCCCGACGCTGGTGCGGACGGTGGAAGTCACCCTGGTGGCCATGGATCCCGCCGGGCGCGTCCCGGACATGACGTTCCGCGGACGGGCGATGCGGCAGAGCCCGTGAGACCGATTCCTGCCCTCGATCCATGGGCGAGCGGCGTCCGCCCTCACCACCAACCACCACTGGGTCCGGGCCCCGTGCTGTTCCGTAGCGGTTCGACGTCCGTCCTGCGCGACGAGCGGGGGGTGGCGCTGCCGCTGGCCCTGCTCATCGTGGTCGTCCTGGCGCTCCTCGTCACCGCCCTGGCCGAGACGACGACGGCCGAGCTCGAGGTCCAGCTGCGCACCCGCTGGGACACGCAGGCCCTCTACCTGGCCACCGCCGGCGTGGAACACCAGCTCTACGCCTTCAAGGCCAACCGCGACGCGGGGGCCGTGGGGTCGGTCCTCGTGCCTGCGAGCGGACCGCACCGCTACACCGTCACCTGCACCTGTGTCCTCAACTGCGGCGCCACGCTCTGCCCGGTCGCCCCCGGGGCCCTCGGCACCAACCCCGGCACCCGCCGCTGGGAGCTCCTCTCCACGGGCGAAGTGCGGCGCCAGGAGCCGGACGGCAGCTTCACCCTCCTGCAGGACCGCACGGTCCGCGCGCTGGTGGAGGTGGTCTACGCCGGCCCGGGGCCGACGCGCGCCCCGGACCAGGTGACCATCCTCCGCTGGGAAGAGGTCTACCCGTGAGCGCCCTGTCCGCAGCCGCAGCCGGCGCTTGCCTCGCCCCCGCGCAGGCCGGACGCCGCCTCGCGGGGCTCCTGGCCGGCGGCGCCCTGCTGGCCTCCGTCGCCCTCGTCCCGCTGCTGCCGCCCGTGGCGCTCAAGGCCCGGGCCACGCTCGCCCTGGGAGCGCTGGCGCTCGGAGCCCTCTACCTGTGGGCGCGCACCGGGACGCGGCGCACCTCGCTGGATGGCCCGGTCCTCCTCTACCTGGGCGCCGCCGCCCTGGCCACGCTCGCTGCGCCCGACCCGCTCGTGAGCTTCTACCCCTCGCGCTTCCGCGGCGAGGGCCTGGCCGTCCTCCTCGCCCTGGGCGCGCTCACGCTGGCCGGGGCCCGCCTCGGCCCCCGCGCGGGCTGGTGGATGATGGTCGCGACGGTCACCGGCGCCGTGATGATCGGCGTCGTCGCCGTGCTGGAGTTCTACGGGCTGGACCCGCTGCCAGCGTGGGGGCTGCGGCGTTCACCGGCGGGCCTCTTCGACGGGCGCGCCTACGTCACGATGGGGAACCCGATCTTCCTGGGCGCGCACATGGTGCTGGCCCTGCCGCTGGCGCTGGCGGCAGGGCTCGACCGCCCGCGGCGCACCTGGGCACTGACGCTGCTCGCTGCCGGCGTGCTCTTCGCCGGGCTGGTGGCCTCCCAGACGCGGGGGGCCTGGGTCGGCCTGGTCGTGGCGCTGCTCGTCCTGGCGGGACTGGCGCGCGGGCGGCCCACAGTGGGGGAGCAGCCGGGGAGGACAGTCGGGAGACAGGGACGCGCCGCCAGCGCGAGCAGGCCATCCCGCCGCGTGGTGCAGGC is a window of Armatimonadota bacterium DNA encoding:
- a CDS encoding O-antigen ligase family protein, with translation MSALSAAAAGACLAPAQAGRRLAGLLAGGALLASVALVPLLPPVALKARATLALGALALGALYLWARTGTRRTSLDGPVLLYLGAAALATLAAPDPLVSFYPSRFRGEGLAVLLALGALTLAGARLGPRAGWWMMVATVTGAVMIGVVAVLEFYGLDPLPAWGLRRSPAGLFDGRAYVTMGNPIFLGAHMVLALPLALAAGLDRPRRTWALTLLAAGVLFAGLVASQTRGAWVGLVVALLVLAGLARGRPTVGEQPGRTVGRQGRAASASRPSRRVVQAAVLFAAVAALMGLTRPQAALGGRVASTADLSTPSLQIRLYLWRHTLPLVAERPLLGWGFSALVGRFPDYGSPTYRRLFGERLHLIDSPHNELLHVALSTGLVGLAAYLWAWVRAARGLWGRWRRGGDRLAAGCLAGLGGYAVWLQSGWSLLGPMNLAWAILALGAATAPADGATGVSPRPDPVGSAGAAGQGPSRVLKIACL